AAACAGACCATTATGAGAAAAGTTAAATCATTTCTGATCGTTCTAATGACAACCGGAACGATTGTAGCAAATGCTGCCAGCATTTCAGGACCCGCGTGTGTTAGTGAATTTGATCTCAACATCAATTACACTTGCAATGGAGCCAGCGGGTTGGGGTACACAGCCAACTACTTTGAGTGGCACGCTCCTTCCAATGGCTATTTCGGCTCAAAAACCACCCCTTCCCAGACGACAACCACAACAACCAATAAAGTTGACGTAAAATTCGGGCAATATGGTTCTGGAACGCTCATCTGTTACTATTCTTACAAAGAAGTTGTAAAAGGCCAGGTGAATATCATACCCCTAGGTTCGGTGAGTTATAGCATTGCAACCAAACTGGCATTCAAACTTGATTCATGGAGCGGGAATCCGAGTCCACCTAACCCCGGAACATACACGTATTCCATTCAGGCTGTCCCCGGAGCAACTTCTTATACATGGCATCTTCCAAGTGGTTGGACCGGATCCAGCACGACCAATTCCATTAATGCTACTGCAGGTCTGAATGCCAATTCCGGATTTATTCTCATAACCGCTAATGGTGTTTCAATGTGTGATAACACTGCCAACTACTATGTTACAGTAGATGAAAATTGCTGGGCAAGCAGCAACCTTTTCGGACCTGCCATCAAAAAGATGAATGGCTTTGATGTGAACAATGGATGGGGTGACGCGAGATTGGAACGCCGGGTAGCAGATGTTAACGCAGACGGAAAAGCGGATATCATCGGGTTTGGTTATGACGGTGTATACGTTTCCAAATCCAATGGTAGCACCTTTGGATCCACTGCCAAATGGGTAACAGGCTTTGATGTAAACAATGGATGGGGTGATGAACGTTTGCTGAGATTGGTAGCCGACGTAAACGGTGATAGAAAGGCCGATATCGTTGGCTTCGGATACGATGGCGTATACGTGTCACTCTCCAGCGGATCATCTTTCGGTCCGGCATCCAAATGGTTGTCTGGATTCGATGTGAACAACGGATGGGGTGACAGCCGACTGCCCAGGTTCATTGTTGATGTGAACGGTGATAAAAAAGGCGATATCGTCGGGTTTGCATACGATGGCGTATATGTGTCGCTATCCAATGGATCATCTTTCGGTCCGGCATCCAAATGGTTGTCTGGTTTCGACGTGAACAACGGATGGGGTGATTCCAGGCTTACCCGAAGAATGGCAGATGTAAATGCGGACGGCAAAGCTGATATTATCGGCTTCGGATACGACGGCGTATACGTTTCACTTTCCAAAGGCTCCTACTTCGGTCCGGCATACAAATGGAGGTCCGGTTTTGATGTAAACAACGGGTGGGGCGCTCCTGAAAAACCAAGATTTGTGGCCGATGTGGACGGGTGTAAAAAAGCCTCCATCGTTGCTTTCTACTATTGTGGCGTTCATGTTTCCAGATCCACAGGCTCCAGTTTCAACGGTGATGAACTGGCCATCAAAGGCTTTGGTACCGACCAAGGATGGGGGGACTCCCGTCTGTTAAGGGAATTGGGAGACTTTAATGGTGATGGCGAAGCTGACATCTTTGGATTCGGATACGATGGCGTATACGTGTCCATCACACAAAGTCCGATTGGTTGCGCACAGGTACCGGGTCGCGCGGTCAGTGCAATTGGAAAAACATCCGGTGAATCATTTGAATCTGATAAGAACCAAGTGCAGGTATATCCCAACCCAACGAACGGAATAACTATCCTTCGCGGCGATATTCTGGCCGGTTCTTCCCTAGAAGTAATCGATGCAACCGGCAAAGTGGTTTATCTCATAGATGTGGCTGAACAAAACGAAACCAGTGTTGACCTATCTGCTCTTCCAAAAGGTCTATACTTTCTTCGTATTCAAAACAAGGACGCTGTGATTCAGAAGAAAATCATGTTGCTTTAACTGGTTTGTAAGAACTTGTCATTAGAAGCCGGGCCTCCGATCGGAGGCCCGGCTTCTTAATTGTTGTGTGGCCCAATCTCGTTATCACATCACTCAATCTGATATCCTCATTGAGTTGCTTATGCCTTTTACCTATATCGCTAAGCTTGAAGTATAGCGGGAAGAAATCATGAACACGGCGGTGAAGGTGTAGAGACGCCTCCGTTGAACATCGCCATTGCCTGGTGACAGTTACGAGCGTGGCAGGATACGGTTTGGTTCCTGCCACGCTTTTTGTTTGCCGTTTCCGCTATATTTGTCCATCCCCTTCTCCCACCAACGAAGGGACGTGTAGTGCCGATTTGACAACAAACCTCCTCCTTTGCCTAAAGAAAAATCCATTCATACATGCACCTGACCGAAACCTACCAACCCACGAAAGACTTCGCCGCCGAAATGGACGCGACCGATCCGCTGCGTGCTTTCCGCGACCAATTTTACATTCCTACCAAAAACGGAACACACATCGCCTACTTCTGCGGGAATTCACTCGGCCTGCAACCCAAAACCGCCGAAGCCCACATCCATGAAGTGCTGAACAGCTGGAAGACACTCGCGGTCGACGGGCACTTCCGCGGCGACAACCCCTGGATGACCTACCACGAACAAATGGCCGCACCCCTCGCCCGCATCGTGGGCGCCCAACCTTCCGAGGTGACCGTGATGAACACGCTCACCGTGAACCTGCACCTGCTGATGGTATCTTTCTACCGCCCCACAAAACAGCGTTACAAGATCATGATCGAGGAAGGCGCCTTCCCCTCCGACCAGTATGCGGTGAAGTCGCAACTGCGCTTTCACGGATTCGATGACAAGGAAGGACTGATCGAACTGAAACGAACTGCGGGTGACATCCTCAAAACCGAAGACATCCTCCAATGCATCGACGACCACAAAGACGAGATCGCACTCATCCTGCTGGGCGGCATCAACTATTACACCGGACAGGTGTTCGACATGGAGGCCATCACCCGCAAAGGCCACGAGGCGGGCTGTGTGGTGGGGCTCGATCTGGCCCACGCCGCCGGCAATGTGCCCCTCAACCTGCATGCATGGGATGTGGACTTCGCCGCATGGTGTACCTACAAGTACCTGAACTCCGGACCGGGCGGCATCAGCGCATGCTACGTGCATGAACGCTACAGCAAACGCACCGACATCCCCCGCTTCGAAGGCTGGTGGGGGCATGAAAAGGCCACCCGTTTCCTGATGGGTCCCGACTTCGTTCCTGAGGCTGGCGCCGACGGCTGGCAAACGGGCAACCTGCCCATCATGCTGCTGGCCAGTCTGAAGGCCTCCCTGGAGATTTTCGACCGAGCCACGCTGCCGGCACTTCGCGAAAAATCCCTCCGGCTTACCGGCTACCTAGAGTACCTGCTGGAACAGATCCCGGATGAACGGGTGCAGGTGATCACCCCGAAAGACCCCGCGCAACGCGGCTGCCAGTTGTCGATCCGCGTGAAAGGCCCGGGCAAGAAGTTGTTTTATGCGCTGGAAGAAAAGGGCATCCTGGGCGACTGGCGCGAACCTGACGTGATCCGCATCTCGCCGGTGCCGTTGTACAACAGCTTCGGGGATGTGTTCTATTTCACGGAAACGCTGAAGGAAGTGCTGACCTTGATGTGAGACCGCTTCCGGGAAAATCATTGCTGCATCTTACGCATGTGATTTCCTTCATCACATTCGCCTGCACACCGCTTTGTTTTTGGTAATTTAGGCAGATGGAAATGCGATGGGTATTCAAAGAAGCCGCCGATCAAGGCACTCAACAACGATTGTCGCAGGAGCTGAACATCAGTCCGCTCTTGTCCGGCCTGCTCGTCCAGCGCGGCATCACCACCTTTGAAGATGCCAGGGAATTTTTCCGCCCTTCCCTCGAACACCTGCACGATCCGTTTCTCATGGCCGGTATGCAAGCCGCAACGAACCGGCTGGTGCAGGCCATTGAGAAGGAAGAAAAGATTTTGATCTACGGCGATTATGATGTGGACGGCACCACATCGGTGGCGCTGGTGTACAGTTTCCTGAAAGATTTCCACCCGCATATCGACTACTACATCCCCGACCGGTACACCGAAGGATACGGCATCTCCGAACAAGGGGTGCGTTGGGCGGCGGAGCACAACTTCAACCTTATCATCGCACTCGATTGCGGCATCAAGGCGATTGAAAAAGTAAAGCTCGCCACATCACTCGGCGTCGACTTCATCATCTGCGACCACCACCGTCCGGGCGACACATGGCCCGACGCCGTGGCCGTGCTGGATCCGAAACGCCCCGACTGCAACTACCCCTACAAGGAACTGTCGGGATGCGGGGTCGGACTCAAACTGATGCAGGCCCTAAGCAGCCAGCTAGACATACCCGCAGCCAGGTGGGAGTCGCTGCTGGACCTGGCTGCCATCTCTATCTGTGCAGACATTGTACCCGTGACCGGAGAAAACCGCGTGCTGTGCCATTTCGGACTGAAACTCCTCAACGCATCCACACGCCCCGGCATACGCGCCCTGCTGGAACTGAACCAACTCAACAAAACCATCACCGTGAATGAGGTGGTGTTCGTGATCGCACCACGCATCAATGCCGCCGGACGGATGGAAAGCGGACGTAAGGCGGTGGAACTCCTGATCACGGAAGACATTCAGGCCGCCATGGAACCGGGCACGCGTATCCACACACACAACACCGAACGTGTGCAGGTGGACAGGGCGATGACCCGCGAAGCGCTGGACATGATCAGCAGGGAAGCCAACCTGATCCAACGAAAAACCACCGTGCTGTTCAACCCCGAATGGCACAAAGGCGTGATCGGCATCGTGGCTTCGCGACTGATCGAAACGTATTACAGGCCCACCATCCTGCTGACTGAATCCAATGGCAAGGCTACCGGATCAGCGCGGTCTGTGAAAGGCTTTGATGTGTATGAGGCCATCGAGGCATGCAGCGATCTGCTGGAGCAATTCGGCGGACATATGTATGCGGCAGGGCTCACCCTGAAACTGGAAAACGTGGAAGCGTTCACCGCCCGGTTCGAGGAAGTGGTCAGCAGCCGCATAGACCTAACTTTGCTGATACCACAGATCGAGGTGGATGCCGAGATCGACTTCCCTGACATCACACCCAAGATGTATGGGATCCTGGAACAGTTCGCACCGTTCGGTCCGGGCAACATGGCACCGGTGTTCGTCACACGGAACGTGCTGGATCGCGGCTATGCCAAACGTGTGGGCAAGGAACAAACCCACCTGAAGTGCGACCTGCATCAGGCGCTGCACCCCACCGTTCGCTTCCCCGCCATCGGCTTCGGCCAGGGGGATGCGATCGACTGGCTCCGTCAGGGCGTGCCGGTGGATGTGTGCTACACGGTGGATGAGAACGAATGGAACGGAAAGACGAGCTTGCAGCTGGTGCTGAAGGATGTGAAGGTTTCCGGTACTAGAAAAAGCATTGCTACCTGAGTATAAAGTAACATGTCATATTCAATACCACCTGTATTTGGTGTTCAACAATAGGTCGGTTCAGAATATCCTCAAATCCATAGCTGAAGGTTGGCTCAACACCCAGATGCAAACGATCATTCAATTGGTATATCCAATTGAGACTTGCCAAAGCGGACATCCCAAAATCACTGGCATATCCTAATTTATTCCCGCGATTCTTTTCGGTAGGTTTCTGCTGGAATTGTATTTGGGATTTACTAGCGACAAGTTTCTGCAATTGAGGAACAAGACCTGCACTGGCTGTTATTCGGACCTCATCCCCTCCTAACCTATAAGTGATCTTCACCGGTAAGCTGAAACAATGAAATATATCTATAAGTTTTACTGCAGTTGCACCTTCTGAAATAAGGGGCGTAAGACCAAAAGATGAAAACCTGAATACGGTCGAATCCACTGGTGACATATACAAGCAGCGTGAATTGCGTGAATAATAAACTCCAACGTCCAAGCCGAACCGGGAGTTAACATTGTGTATGTTCAGGCCGGTTGTATATCCGATCCTTGGCCGGCTTTGAAGGTTGTTACTGAGCGAATATGATAAATAATATGAGTTGGGCGCCAAGGTCACTCCCATAAGCCATTTGGGTACTCTCACATTTTTAGCGTTGTTGTCTTGGGCAAATGCCTGAACGAATAACGATAGGAATAGCATTAAAAATACCGGTTTTATGAACCTATTAAGGGTGAACCACCGGTTAGACATGACTTTAGGTATCAAATGATTTTGATCTTTCACCTGGAATTACGCATTTCATTTCATCCCTAAGATAAACGGATCAATTATAAATGCAAAAGATCAAACAAAAAAGGTAAGAGGCCAGGATAGTTGCCTCAAATGACTTGAGAAAGAGAATACATTCCCGACTCCATTATGGGAAATTAATACATCATATGATCACTGAACAAACCGAAGCATAGATGCTGAGGAAAGCAACATTGTTCAGGTTCTAATAAAATCACTCACAACTGAACTGCCAGCCCGGAAATCCTTAGCTTTATTGGGCGGTTTCTCTCAAGAGCTATCCAACAAATGATTTGCATGTAACCTCATACCCCCATGGAATTCAACCCCTCCAACCCCATTGTTCAACGTTGCCTACAGGGCATGGCCATGGAAGAAAACGGTAAACCGGATGAAGCTGGTCAACTGTTCGGTCAGGCCTGGGAGGAAGCCACCAATGACTTTGAAAAATTCCTTGCCGCCCATTTCGTGGCCCGGCACCAGAAAAACATGTCCGACCAATTGAAGTGGCTGGAAACCGCCCTGGAGCTCGCACTGAAAATAAACGACCCGGGTGTGATGGCAGCACTTCCTTCTCTATATGCAAACGTTGCCAGATGTTATGAAGACCTCGGCGACGCGGAGTACGCGAAAAAGAACAAGGAACTGGCCCTACGGCATCAACACCATCCGTCCGACAAAGGTCCGTTTTACCACGGCACCCGAGCCGATCTGCAGGTGGGTGATTTGCTGACACCGGGTGGCCGCTCCAACTACAAACCCGACATCATCATGAACCATATCTATTTCTCCGCCCTGGTGAACGGGGCCGGACTGGCAGCTGCACTGGCCCAGGGAGACGGACGTGAACGCGTGTATGTGGTTGAACCGACAGGGGAATTTGAAAACGACCCGAACGTGACCGACAAAAAATTTCCGGGCAATCCCACCCGCTCCTATCGCACCGATACACCGTTGAAAATCGTTGGGGAGGTAACGGACTGGGTGAAACAAACGCCCGAACAAATACAGCAGTGGCGCGACAAACTCGCAAAGAACAAAGGAGAAATCATCAATTGATTTTGGAGAGGAGATGGACAAAGACCGGCCGGCAAAACAACAATTGATCAGCTTTCTCTCCAGCTTCCCAAGCCTTGAACGTGCGGAGGTCCTTCAACTGGCGGATATGATCCCCGTGATCGCACCTAGCAAAGGAACCATCTTGATCAAAGCAGGAGAAGTTCCGGGCGAATGTTACTATGTATTGAAGGGCCTTGTGCGTCAATACCAATTCATCGATGGCACGGAACGTACGACGGAGTTTTATACCGAGGCCAACGGCACCGTTTCTTCTACCCATTACACGGAGCAAACACCTTCCGGGTTCTACCTGGAATGCATGGAAGATTGTTTGCTGATCGCAGGTACCATGGAGTTACAGGAGGCGCATTTTGAACAGTTTCCAGCCTTACTGGACATCACCAAACAGATGCTTGAAAGCGATCTGAACAAGGCCAAGGACCAGTTTTCCAAATTCATTCTTTCCTCGCCCAGGGAACGATACCTGCATTTCATGGAAACACGCCCGGACCTCCTGAACCGCGTTCCGTTGCATCAGATCGCCAGCTACCTGGGCATGACGCCCGAATCGCTCAGCAGGATCCGGAAACGCATTGTTTCTTCGGGAAACTGACTTCCCTGCCGCCCCTTACCAGCAACCAAACCGCCAGTCCGAGTTCTCCCAATATCATTGGCAAAACAAAAACAGCCTCCACGCGGGAACGGATGGATTCGTAGTCGGCTATAAACAAATCCGCCATGTTGCTCACAACATATCCGATGCCCGCAACAAACAGGAGCATGCCAATGATCTGCAGGATGGTTTTCTTCTCACACACCAATCCTGCCAGCAACAGGAGATGCACACCGAAAACAATCAACCCGAACTGCCAGATGGATTGAAAGCTTTGTATAAGATCATAGGTTGTGTCTGCATCACCTGATGGCAATGCCACAGCCCGGATCAGCTGTACGATACCCATCATGAGAATGAGCGAGTATATCAACCTGAAAAGCCCCATGGCTTTCGACTTGCCCTCATCTTTTACCGCATACAGTTCGTAAAGCCCCCAGCTGACAAACAGGTCGCACATCAGAATAACCACCCAACCCAAAATACCGAAGAAGAGCGGCATCTTCAACCGGGGCAAGTGTTGGGCAAACTGGTCCGGAGTCATCTCAAAAACCGGCGCGAAGACCATTCCCATCGACATCGCAGCTGCAACGGCCATCACGACCAGGGCGATTCCCGTTAGCCGGGATAATTGCTTTTGGTTCATTGTACTTTTCATCTTTATCGTTTTTCTTCCGGCAAAGCTATGGGTGGAAGCTGGCGGATCTCCTTGATGAAAGTCAAGAAATGGGCGCATGTGATAAAAGTCACATAACCTCATTACTTCTCCTTCCTGCCAAAAGCGTACATTCGAAAGAATACCACGAAGTTCTGTTCTGAATAAAACCAAAACCAAACACATCCACCATGTCAGATGAAATGAAAACCTGTCCCCAGTGCAAATCACCTTATGGCTATGCATCCGGGGACGCAATGTATACCTGTCCGGAATGCAGCAACGAATGGAATCCGGATGAAGCACAGAACGGCGATGTAACCAAAGTACTTGATGCCAACGGCAACGAACTGCAGAATGGCGACAGCGTGATCATCATCAAAAACCTGCCGGTTAAAGGCGCACCCAAACCCATCAAGGCCGGCACGAAAGTGAAAAACATCCGGCTCACCGACGGCGACCACAACATCGATTGCAAGGTGGATGGCTTCGGCTCGATGGCGTTGAAATCGGAGTTTGTGCGGAAAGCATAGTTGAGGTTCTTGTAAAACAAACTTTACCCATGAACCAAGCCACCGACAACTGGAGCAGCAGCAACCCCTATGAATATTTCATGGGAAGATGGAGCCGCCGCATGGCACCCGTTTTTCTGGACTGGCTGAAGCCCTCTCCCGACTTGAATTGGCTGGACCTGGGTTGCGGAACCGGTGCGTTGAGCGAAACCATCCTTGCGCATGGCCGACCGGCCCGTTTGATCTGCACGGATCCATCGCAGGATTTTCTTCAGCAAACACAAGAAAGGCTGGCTGGTAAAGCAGATTTTGCCGTGGGCAATGCCGGTGCTATTCCTGTGGATAGTAACACAGTGGATGTGCTGGTGTCCGGACTCGCGCTGAACTTTTTTCCTGACCTGCCCGCAGCACTTGCTGAAATGAAACGGGTAGTGAAACCGGGAGGCACCATTGCCGCCTATGTGTGGGACTATGCCGGCCGGATGGATTTTCTTCGAATCTTCTGGGACATCGCCTGTGAACTTCACCCGGAAGCATGCCACCTGGATGAAGGCATCCGTTTCCCCATCTGCCACGCTGATCGGTTGGAAGGCGCTTTCCGGGAAGCAGGGTTGACTGAAATAAGTACGGCTCATCTCGACGTGAATACCGTATTTGAAAATTTTGAGGATTACTGGAATCCCTTTTTAAGCAAACAGGGGCCTGCACCCGGTTTCGTCGCTACGTTATCAGATCACCAAAAAGAGGCGTTGAGAGAAGCGCTTTACACCAAGCTGCATTCGCGTAAGGATGCTCGCATCTCGTTGCTTGCCCGGGCGATTGCGGTGAAAGGAATAAACAATTAAATCCCACCTATAAAGAAAGCCCTGGTAGCGTAGTCTAACTAAAGGGCAAAAAAAAAGCCCCTCGTTTACACAAGGGGCTTTTAGAAAACTGGCGACGACATACTCTCCCAGGAGTTACCCCAGTACCATCTGCGCAAGTGAGCTTAACTTCTCTGTTCGGAATGGTAAGAGGTGAGCCTCACTGCAATAGCCGCCAAAACTTGTTATCCGCCAGCAGGCGAAAATAAGTTTGACATCCAAGCGAAAGAGAAAACGAATTTAATGTTAACCACAGGAATTGGGTCTAATCAGAAAGCTACGGGTCATTAGTACTGCTCAGCTTTGACATTACTGCCTTTACACCTGCAGCCTATCAACGTCATCGTCTATGACGGCCCTTAAAAGAAACCTCATCTTGAGGCGAGCTTCGCGCTTAGATGCTTTCAGCGCTTATCTCTTCCACACATGGCTACCCTGCGGTGCAGCTGGCGCCACAACAGGTATACCAGAGGTATGTCCGCCTCGGTCCTCTCGTACTAGAGGCAGGCCCTCTCAAGTTTCTAACGCCCACAACAGATAGGGACCGAACTGTCTCACGACGTTCTGAACCCAGCTCGCGTGCCACTTTAATGGGCGAACAGCCCAACCCTTGGGACCTTCTCCAGCCCCAGGATGTGACGAGCCGACATCGAGGTGCCAAACCCCCCCGTCGATGTGAGCTCTTGGGGGAGATCAGCCTGTTATCCCCGGAGTACCTTTTATCCTTTGAGCGATGGCCCTTCCATGCGGAACCACCGGATCACTATGTCCTACTTTCGTATCTGCTCGACTTGTCGGTCTCACAGTTAAGCACCCTTTTGCCATTGCACTCTACGCACGGTTACCAAGCGTGCTGAGGGTACCTTTGAAAGCCTCCGTTACTCTTTTGGAGGCGACCACCCCAGTCAAACTACCCACCAAACACTGTCTCCCGTTTTGCGGGATTAGGCTCCAAACAAGCGAAGGGTGGTATTTCAAGGACGACTCCACCATGCCTAGCGGCATAGCTTCAAAGTCTCCCACCTATCCTACACATCACTTGTCCAAAGTCAATGTTAAGCTATAGTAAAGGTTCACGGGGTCTTTCCGTCCCGTTGCGGGTAATCGGCATCTTCACCGATACTTCAATTTCACCGAGCTCGTGGCCGAGACAGTGCCCAGATCGTTACACCATTCGTGCAGGTCGGAACTTACCCGACAAGGAATTTCGCTACCTTAGGACCGTTATAGTTACGGCCGCCGTTTACCGGGGCTTCAGTCAAGCGCTTCTCCGAAGATGACGCCCTTCCTTAACCTTCCGGCACCGGGCAGGTGTCAGACCCTATACATCGTCTTTCGACTTAGCAGAGTCCTGTGTTTTTGCTAAACAGTCGCCTGGGCCTGGTCACTGCGCCCCGCCGTTAAGCGGGGGCCCTTTCTCCCGAAGTTACAGGGCTAATTTGCCTAGTTCCTTAGCCACGGATCACTCGAGCACCTTAGGATTCTCTCCTCGACTACCTGTGTCGGTTTGCGGTACGGGTAGCCAGTGTCTGAAGCTTAGAGGTTTTTCTTGGAAGTATGATTAGGACCATTATCCGCTTGTCCGAAGACTCGCGGTACTATCACCTTTCAGCAAGACGTGCGGATTTGCCTACACATCCTATACCTACGGGTTTCAACGCACTATTCCGTCAGTGCGCAGGTCTTTCACGACTCCGTCACCCCATCGCAACACTGGCTAGTTCAGGAATATTAACCTGATGTCCATCGACTACGCCGTTCGGCTTTGCCTTAGGACCCGACTAACCCTGATCCGATTAACGTTGATCAGGAAACCTTAGTCTTACGGTGGGCGGGTTTCTCGCCCGCCTTATCGTTACTTATGCCTACATTTTCTTTTCCAGACGCTCCAGCAGACCTTACGATCCACCTTCGACGCAGACTGGAATGCTCCCCTACCGATTTTTCAATCCCATAGCTTCGGTAGCATGCTTAATGCCCGAGTATTATCCACGCCAGATCGCTCGACTAGTGAGCTGTTACGCACTCTTTAAATGAATGGCTGCTTCCAAGCCAACATCCTAGCTGTCAATGCAATCCGACCACGTTAGATCAACTTAGCATACATTTGGGGACCTTAGCTGATGGTCTGGGTTCTTTCCCTCTCGGCACAGGACCTTAGCACCCTATGCCTCACTCCCGAGTATATGTCATAGCATTCGGAGTTTGTCAGGGGTTGGTAGGCGGTGAAGCCCCCTAGCCCTATCAGTAGCTCTACCTCTATGACACTCAACCTCGAGGCTGTACCTAAATACATTTCGGGGAGTACGAGCTATTTCTCAGTTTGATTGGCCTTTCACCCCTACCCACAACTCATCCAAAAACTTTTCAACGTTTACTGGTTCGGTCCTCCACCCCGTGTTATCGGGGCTTC
The DNA window shown above is from Flavobacteriales bacterium and carries:
- a CDS encoding T9SS type A sorting domain-containing protein encodes the protein MRKVKSFLIVLMTTGTIVANAASISGPACVSEFDLNINYTCNGASGLGYTANYFEWHAPSNGYFGSKTTPSQTTTTTTNKVDVKFGQYGSGTLICYYSYKEVVKGQVNIIPLGSVSYSIATKLAFKLDSWSGNPSPPNPGTYTYSIQAVPGATSYTWHLPSGWTGSSTTNSINATAGLNANSGFILITANGVSMCDNTANYYVTVDENCWASSNLFGPAIKKMNGFDVNNGWGDARLERRVADVNADGKADIIGFGYDGVYVSKSNGSTFGSTAKWVTGFDVNNGWGDERLLRLVADVNGDRKADIVGFGYDGVYVSLSSGSSFGPASKWLSGFDVNNGWGDSRLPRFIVDVNGDKKGDIVGFAYDGVYVSLSNGSSFGPASKWLSGFDVNNGWGDSRLTRRMADVNADGKADIIGFGYDGVYVSLSKGSYFGPAYKWRSGFDVNNGWGAPEKPRFVADVDGCKKASIVAFYYCGVHVSRSTGSSFNGDELAIKGFGTDQGWGDSRLLRELGDFNGDGEADIFGFGYDGVYVSITQSPIGCAQVPGRAVSAIGKTSGESFESDKNQVQVYPNPTNGITILRGDILAGSSLEVIDATGKVVYLIDVAEQNETSVDLSALPKGLYFLRIQNKDAVIQKKIMLL
- the kynU gene encoding kynureninase: MHLTETYQPTKDFAAEMDATDPLRAFRDQFYIPTKNGTHIAYFCGNSLGLQPKTAEAHIHEVLNSWKTLAVDGHFRGDNPWMTYHEQMAAPLARIVGAQPSEVTVMNTLTVNLHLLMVSFYRPTKQRYKIMIEEGAFPSDQYAVKSQLRFHGFDDKEGLIELKRTAGDILKTEDILQCIDDHKDEIALILLGGINYYTGQVFDMEAITRKGHEAGCVVGLDLAHAAGNVPLNLHAWDVDFAAWCTYKYLNSGPGGISACYVHERYSKRTDIPRFEGWWGHEKATRFLMGPDFVPEAGADGWQTGNLPIMLLASLKASLEIFDRATLPALREKSLRLTGYLEYLLEQIPDERVQVITPKDPAQRGCQLSIRVKGPGKKLFYALEEKGILGDWREPDVIRISPVPLYNSFGDVFYFTETLKEVLTLM
- the recJ gene encoding single-stranded-DNA-specific exonuclease RecJ, with amino-acid sequence MEMRWVFKEAADQGTQQRLSQELNISPLLSGLLVQRGITTFEDAREFFRPSLEHLHDPFLMAGMQAATNRLVQAIEKEEKILIYGDYDVDGTTSVALVYSFLKDFHPHIDYYIPDRYTEGYGISEQGVRWAAEHNFNLIIALDCGIKAIEKVKLATSLGVDFIICDHHRPGDTWPDAVAVLDPKRPDCNYPYKELSGCGVGLKLMQALSSQLDIPAARWESLLDLAAISICADIVPVTGENRVLCHFGLKLLNASTRPGIRALLELNQLNKTITVNEVVFVIAPRINAAGRMESGRKAVELLITEDIQAAMEPGTRIHTHNTERVQVDRAMTREALDMISREANLIQRKTTVLFNPEWHKGVIGIVASRLIETYYRPTILLTESNGKATGSARSVKGFDVYEAIEACSDLLEQFGGHMYAAGLTLKLENVEAFTARFEEVVSSRIDLTLLIPQIEVDAEIDFPDITPKMYGILEQFAPFGPGNMAPVFVTRNVLDRGYAKRVGKEQTHLKCDLHQALHPTVRFPAIGFGQGDAIDWLRQGVPVDVCYTVDENEWNGKTSLQLVLKDVKVSGTRKSIAT
- a CDS encoding outer membrane beta-barrel protein, which gives rise to MSNRWFTLNRFIKPVFLMLFLSLFVQAFAQDNNAKNVRVPKWLMGVTLAPNSYYLSYSLSNNLQSRPRIGYTTGLNIHNVNSRFGLDVGVYYSRNSRCLYMSPVDSTVFRFSSFGLTPLISEGATAVKLIDIFHCFSLPVKITYRLGGDEVRITASAGLVPQLQKLVASKSQIQFQQKPTEKNRGNKLGYASDFGMSALASLNWIYQLNDRLHLGVEPTFSYGFEDILNRPIVEHQIQVVLNMTCYFILR
- the arr gene encoding NAD(+)--rifampin ADP-ribosyltransferase; amino-acid sequence: MEFNPSNPIVQRCLQGMAMEENGKPDEAGQLFGQAWEEATNDFEKFLAAHFVARHQKNMSDQLKWLETALELALKINDPGVMAALPSLYANVARCYEDLGDAEYAKKNKELALRHQHHPSDKGPFYHGTRADLQVGDLLTPGGRSNYKPDIIMNHIYFSALVNGAGLAAALAQGDGRERVYVVEPTGEFENDPNVTDKKFPGNPTRSYRTDTPLKIVGEVTDWVKQTPEQIQQWRDKLAKNKGEIIN
- a CDS encoding Crp/Fnr family transcriptional regulator; the encoded protein is MDKDRPAKQQLISFLSSFPSLERAEVLQLADMIPVIAPSKGTILIKAGEVPGECYYVLKGLVRQYQFIDGTERTTEFYTEANGTVSSTHYTEQTPSGFYLECMEDCLLIAGTMELQEAHFEQFPALLDITKQMLESDLNKAKDQFSKFILSSPRERYLHFMETRPDLLNRVPLHQIASYLGMTPESLSRIRKRIVSSGN
- a CDS encoding DUF4386 domain-containing protein, which produces MKSTMNQKQLSRLTGIALVVMAVAAAMSMGMVFAPVFEMTPDQFAQHLPRLKMPLFFGILGWVVILMCDLFVSWGLYELYAVKDEGKSKAMGLFRLIYSLILMMGIVQLIRAVALPSGDADTTYDLIQSFQSIWQFGLIVFGVHLLLLAGLVCEKKTILQIIGMLLFVAGIGYVVSNMADLFIADYESIRSRVEAVFVLPMILGELGLAVWLLVRGGREVSFPKKQCVSGSC
- a CDS encoding alkylphosphonate utilization protein, which codes for MSDEMKTCPQCKSPYGYASGDAMYTCPECSNEWNPDEAQNGDVTKVLDANGNELQNGDSVIIIKNLPVKGAPKPIKAGTKVKNIRLTDGDHNIDCKVDGFGSMALKSEFVRKA
- a CDS encoding class I SAM-dependent methyltransferase is translated as MNQATDNWSSSNPYEYFMGRWSRRMAPVFLDWLKPSPDLNWLDLGCGTGALSETILAHGRPARLICTDPSQDFLQQTQERLAGKADFAVGNAGAIPVDSNTVDVLVSGLALNFFPDLPAALAEMKRVVKPGGTIAAYVWDYAGRMDFLRIFWDIACELHPEACHLDEGIRFPICHADRLEGAFREAGLTEISTAHLDVNTVFENFEDYWNPFLSKQGPAPGFVATLSDHQKEALREALYTKLHSRKDARISLLARAIAVKGINN